Proteins from a genomic interval of Candidatus Acidulodesulfobacterium ferriphilum:
- the fliS gene encoding flagellar export chaperone FliS, translating to MEKSLSNYEEVNVSTADQGKLILMAYEGAINFIKVAKERLSANDFAGKSINISNAVAIINELRARLDIEKGGETAKNLDKLYIFLAMHLTTANLKKDTHKMDEAISILENLHNDWVKIIELTREKKIQNHEEIMTPAESFAHVCA from the coding sequence ATGGAGAAGAGTTTATCCAACTATGAAGAAGTCAATGTTTCTACCGCAGACCAAGGAAAGCTTATTTTAATGGCTTACGAAGGAGCTATTAATTTTATAAAAGTTGCAAAAGAAAGACTTTCGGCAAATGATTTCGCAGGTAAATCTATAAACATATCAAATGCCGTTGCTATAATCAATGAACTAAGGGCAAGATTGGATATTGAAAAAGGAGGGGAAACAGCAAAAAATTTAGATAAATTATATATATTTCTGGCTATGCATTTAACTACCGCTAACTTAAAAAAAGATACTCATAAAATGGACGAAGCAATATCAATACTTGAGAATTTACATAACGATTGGGTTAAGATAATTGAACTTACTCGTGAGAAAAAAATTCAAAATCATGAAGAAATTATGACCCCCGCGGAATCTTTTGCACATGTCTGCGCGTGA